In Deinococcus depolymerans, the following are encoded in one genomic region:
- a CDS encoding xanthine dehydrogenase family protein subunit M, producing the protein MYPANFEYQKADSVDQAIAALAANPDLKLIAGGHSLLPAMKLRLAQPPALLDIWGIQEMKGITRDGDWYVVGAMTTHAEVLRSDLPLFPEVAGWVGDPMVRNRGTIGGSLAHADPSADYPAAALALGVQFVIRGPGGERTVDADDMFVGMFESAVQPGELLTHIRIPATTQASAYEKFRHPASHYAVVGVAVARHASGEVRAAYTGAAEKAHRLTKLEDAVNSSQAVPTGLVEAGDLLGDRFASAEYRAHLVDVLAARAVERLG; encoded by the coding sequence ATGTATCCAGCCAACTTCGAGTACCAGAAAGCCGACAGTGTCGATCAGGCCATCGCTGCGCTCGCCGCGAACCCCGATCTGAAACTCATCGCCGGGGGTCACAGCCTGCTGCCCGCCATGAAACTCCGGCTGGCGCAGCCGCCCGCCCTGCTGGACATCTGGGGCATTCAGGAAATGAAAGGGATTACCCGCGACGGCGACTGGTACGTGGTGGGCGCCATGACCACCCACGCCGAAGTGCTGCGCAGCGACCTCCCGCTGTTCCCCGAGGTGGCCGGGTGGGTCGGTGACCCCATGGTCCGCAACCGGGGCACCATCGGCGGCAGTCTGGCGCACGCCGACCCCAGCGCCGACTACCCGGCCGCCGCGCTGGCACTGGGCGTGCAGTTCGTCATCCGCGGCCCCGGCGGCGAACGCACCGTGGACGCCGACGACATGTTCGTCGGGATGTTCGAGAGTGCCGTGCAGCCGGGCGAACTCCTGACCCACATCCGCATTCCCGCCACCACGCAGGCGAGCGCGTACGAGAAGTTCCGCCACCCCGCCAGCCACTACGCCGTCGTGGGCGTCGCCGTCGCGCGGCACGCCAGCGGCGAGGTCCGCGCCGCGTACACCGGCGCCGCCGAGAAAGCCCACCGCCTGACCAAACTGGAAGACGCCGTGAACTCCTCCCAGGCCGTCCCCACCGGACTGGTCGAGGCGGGCGACCTGCTCGGCGACCGCTTCGCCAGCGCCGAGTACCGCGCGCACCTCGTGGACGTCCTCGCTGCCCGCGCCGTGGAACGCCTCGGCTGA
- a CDS encoding ABC-F family ATP-binding cassette domain-containing protein yields the protein MSAPSTLITASGLSVVYGERAVLSGVDLSVTAGERVALLGRNGAGKTTLLRVLTGERTPDDGEVWRADGLRVAVLAQHHAHPPGLSVRALLDAAHPYRELEADLLALEADLGDPDTLDRWTALHARLDDLDAFRWPARAARVLGMLDLTRFLGREAVTLSGGERTRLALALALAREPDLLVLDEPTNHLDIRMREWLEGWLRDFRGGVLLTSHDRDFLDSVATRSVWLDAGEATPYAGGYSRARAQRDLERRTQSRAARLGEREAGRLAGSVDTLDRWGRRSRALKSRAGRVAVPEAPLPERQIRMRLLAGTAKAPLVAWGEHLSKGYAGRPVLHGAAFRLRQGDRVALMGANGTGKTTLMRLLSGELHPDPPGRDPDTGLPLPEPLLRVAGGVTVASLDQTWHGLTPGEGLHAQFERRFGRQATTLLGRAGFGAADWPKTPEVLSGGERARAGLALVSGLRADLLLLDEPTNHLDVEALLALEGAVQAYAGAVVIVTHDRRFAREVATRLWVIEDAALREVGGWGSREYRDPAATLQGDPPPPPPAPTPRQRLAPLEARLGSLRAELDRPPGTLTGREEARVRAQAHDLQQSLYALYAQVWHEAQYDTQVREPPLTVRAQRLGDAPGEGGGMFWAAQDPTCPHLAWDGHTLRWNGTPPAWFGAALLGGTLRILFERWNVGRVTLGDGGPVLTRRAYFGRLGLIRPT from the coding sequence GTGTCTGCGCCTTCCACCCTGATCACCGCGTCCGGCCTGAGCGTCGTGTACGGCGAGCGGGCCGTGCTGAGCGGCGTGGACCTGAGCGTGACGGCCGGCGAGCGCGTGGCGCTGCTGGGCCGCAACGGGGCGGGCAAGACGACGCTGCTGCGCGTCCTGACCGGCGAGCGCACCCCGGACGATGGTGAGGTCTGGCGTGCGGACGGGCTGCGGGTGGCGGTGCTGGCGCAGCATCACGCGCACCCGCCGGGCCTGAGTGTGCGCGCCCTGCTGGACGCCGCGCACCCGTACCGGGAACTGGAGGCCGACCTGCTGGCGCTGGAGGCGGACCTGGGCGACCCGGACACCCTGGACCGCTGGACGGCGCTGCACGCCCGCCTGGACGACCTGGACGCCTTCCGCTGGCCGGCGCGGGCGGCGCGGGTGCTGGGCATGCTGGACCTCACGCGCTTCCTGGGGCGCGAGGCAGTCACCCTGTCCGGCGGGGAACGCACCCGGCTGGCGCTGGCGCTGGCGCTGGCCAGGGAGCCGGACCTGCTGGTGCTGGACGAACCCACCAACCACCTGGACATCCGCATGCGCGAGTGGCTGGAGGGCTGGTTGCGGGACTTCCGGGGCGGGGTGCTGCTGACCAGCCATGACCGCGACTTCCTGGACAGCGTGGCGACCCGCAGCGTGTGGCTGGACGCGGGCGAGGCGACCCCGTACGCGGGCGGGTACTCGCGCGCGCGGGCGCAGCGGGACCTGGAGCGGCGCACGCAGTCCCGCGCGGCCCGGCTGGGCGAACGGGAGGCCGGGCGGCTGGCGGGCAGCGTGGACACCCTGGACCGCTGGGGCCGCCGCTCGCGCGCCCTGAAAAGCCGTGCCGGGCGGGTCGCGGTGCCCGAGGCGCCCCTGCCGGAACGGCAGATCCGCATGCGCCTGCTGGCCGGCACGGCGAAAGCGCCGCTGGTCGCGTGGGGCGAGCACCTGAGCAAGGGGTACGCCGGGCGGCCCGTGTTGCACGGCGCGGCCTTCCGGCTGCGGCAGGGCGACCGGGTGGCCCTGATGGGCGCCAACGGCACCGGCAAGACCACCCTGATGCGCCTGCTGTCCGGCGAACTGCACCCGGACCCGCCGGGCCGTGACCCGGACACGGGCCTGCCGCTGCCCGAGCCGCTGCTGCGCGTGGCGGGCGGCGTGACGGTCGCCAGCCTCGACCAGACCTGGCACGGCCTGACGCCCGGCGAGGGCCTGCACGCGCAGTTCGAGCGGCGGTTCGGGCGGCAGGCGACCACGCTGCTGGGCCGCGCGGGCTTCGGCGCGGCCGACTGGCCCAAGACGCCCGAGGTGCTGTCCGGCGGGGAACGCGCCCGCGCCGGACTGGCGCTCGTCAGCGGCCTGCGCGCCGACCTGCTGCTGCTGGACGAACCCACCAACCACCTGGACGTGGAGGCCCTGCTGGCTCTGGAGGGCGCGGTGCAGGCGTACGCGGGCGCGGTCGTGATCGTCACGCACGACCGCCGCTTCGCGCGGGAGGTCGCCACGAGGCTGTGGGTGATCGAGGACGCTGCGCTGCGCGAGGTGGGCGGCTGGGGCAGCCGCGAGTACCGCGACCCGGCCGCCACGTTGCAGGGCGACCCGCCGCCCCCGCCGCCCGCGCCCACGCCCCGGCAACGCCTCGCGCCGCTGGAGGCGCGGCTGGGCAGCCTGCGCGCCGAACTGGACCGCCCGCCCGGCACCCTGACCGGCCGCGAGGAGGCCCGCGTGCGCGCCCAGGCGCACGACCTGCAACAGTCGCTGTACGCCCTGTACGCGCAGGTGTGGCACGAAGCGCAGTACGACACCCAGGTCCGCGAGCCGCCCCTGACCGTGCGCGCCCAGCGCCTCGGGGACGCGCCGGGCGAGGGGGGCGGCATGTTCTGGGCCGCGCAGGACCCCACCTGCCCGCACCTCGCCTGGGACGGCCACACCCTGCGCTGGAACGGCACGCCGCCCGCGTGGTTCGGCGCGGCGCTGCTGGGCGGCACCCTGCGGATCCTGTTCGAACGCTGGAACGTGGGCCGCGTGACCCTGGGTGACGGTGGCCCCGTTCTCACGCGCCGCGCTTACTTCGGGCGGCTGGGACTGATCCGCCCCACCTGA
- a CDS encoding transcription-repair coupling factor: protein MTVAAPNLSKLLPAAPPGNLLLLPQVARAALFAAFPGPAVLLTTPDRLGSYATAGVLGAPVSVNPGLRDWDARHGHVVLDVNTALDLFPSRPEDHALTLKVGASYPREALLSRLERLGYERGEEPGFEIQGDTLELRLSAGSGLPAEAEEGLWVRAEFFGDELDTLRFLKPGALTGEKAQSFTLEPTAEYLTEVKWDATRLDLLPGRVFLDSPEFYASALGVLIDTLWPKLAGREVTSFGRSPLNLPDLDTGLTTLPFYRARLSDLERDVTEWRDADYRVMILVRHDRTAAYLADKLLNTHEIPWLKIPRVKEGGLGFLRAAGEGGFVIPEHRTVVLTEDLIYGFQGGSALRGKRLNGKPVTDALGLHVGDYLIHPEHGIGQFEGLETRKVLGVTRDYLNLTYRGGARLSVPIEQLPVLRRHPGTTDDPPSLSSFDKKDWAKAKEKARKNAEAVAAKLLVQYAARQVTPGNAFPAQPEWDEQVEKNFSFELTADQKTALKETMRDLEKANPADRLISGDVGFGKTEVALRAAHRVVGHGKQVAVLVPTTLLAEQHTSTFVERFKGLPVRVEGLSRFTTPQQARSILADTAKGKVDILIGTHRLLSGDVQFRDLGLIIVDEEHRFGVGQKEKLRALRGLPDVPRDGKLDIPEDARAVDTLALSATPIPRTLYMSMVGLRDMSSIQTPPKGRKPIQTVLAPFDPITVRDAILTEIERGGKVFYIHDRIASIGARSLYLRNLVPEARIGVAHGRMNEEELEEIMLGFEQGAFDVLLATTIVETGLDIPEANTILIERSDRLGLAQLYQLRGRVGRRAQTAYAYLFYPPRMTENAQRRLWAIADLQDLGSGHLLAEKDMEIRGVGNILGEEQHGHVQAVSIDVYTELLAEAVAKLKGEKIETPTTISIDLPIDARLSPEYFVNTDGKSDEEARIATYGRLSESRTLQAISRVERDLRKKYGPPTSEVQNFIDLAKLRLTAAARRVLSIGETMTQLQITFAYKTLDYDAPGLRAFPFKTEVVTFPPSVKLDKRGLKPNDYARTLIDLLGYFG, encoded by the coding sequence GTGACTGTTGCTGCGCCGAACCTGTCGAAACTCCTGCCCGCCGCCCCGCCCGGAAACCTGCTGCTGCTGCCGCAGGTGGCGCGCGCGGCGCTGTTCGCGGCGTTCCCCGGCCCGGCGGTGCTGCTGACCACCCCCGACCGCCTGGGCAGTTACGCCACGGCAGGCGTGCTGGGCGCGCCGGTCAGCGTGAACCCGGGCCTGCGCGACTGGGACGCCCGCCACGGGCACGTGGTACTGGACGTGAACACCGCGCTGGACCTGTTCCCGTCCCGCCCGGAGGACCACGCGCTGACCCTGAAGGTGGGCGCCAGCTACCCGCGCGAGGCGCTGCTCTCCCGCCTGGAACGCCTGGGTTATGAACGCGGCGAGGAGCCGGGCTTCGAGATTCAGGGCGACACGCTGGAGCTGCGCCTGTCGGCCGGGTCGGGCCTGCCCGCGGAAGCAGAGGAGGGCCTGTGGGTCCGCGCCGAGTTCTTCGGGGACGAACTGGACACCCTGCGCTTCCTGAAACCGGGCGCACTGACGGGCGAGAAGGCGCAGAGCTTCACGCTGGAACCCACCGCCGAGTACCTGACGGAGGTGAAGTGGGACGCCACCCGCCTGGACCTGCTGCCGGGGCGGGTGTTCCTGGACTCGCCGGAGTTCTACGCCTCGGCGCTGGGCGTGCTGATCGACACGCTGTGGCCGAAACTCGCAGGGCGCGAGGTCACCAGCTTCGGGCGCTCACCCCTGAACCTGCCGGACCTGGACACCGGCCTGACCACCCTCCCGTTCTACCGCGCTCGCCTGAGCGACCTGGAACGCGACGTCACCGAGTGGCGCGACGCGGACTACCGCGTGATGATCCTCGTCCGGCACGACCGCACCGCCGCGTACCTCGCCGACAAGCTGCTGAACACCCACGAGATCCCCTGGCTGAAGATTCCCCGCGTGAAGGAGGGCGGCCTGGGCTTCCTGCGCGCCGCGGGCGAGGGCGGCTTCGTCATCCCCGAGCACCGGACGGTCGTGCTGACCGAGGACCTCATCTACGGCTTCCAGGGTGGCAGCGCCCTGCGCGGCAAGCGCCTCAATGGCAAGCCCGTCACGGACGCGCTGGGCCTGCACGTCGGCGACTACCTGATCCACCCCGAGCACGGCATCGGGCAGTTCGAGGGCCTGGAAACCCGCAAGGTGCTGGGCGTCACGCGCGACTACCTGAACCTCACGTACCGGGGCGGCGCGCGCCTGAGCGTCCCCATCGAGCAGCTGCCCGTCCTGCGCCGCCACCCCGGCACCACCGACGACCCACCCAGCCTGAGTTCCTTCGACAAGAAAGACTGGGCGAAAGCCAAGGAGAAGGCCCGCAAGAACGCCGAGGCCGTCGCCGCGAAACTGCTCGTCCAGTACGCCGCGCGGCAGGTCACGCCCGGCAACGCCTTCCCCGCGCAGCCCGAATGGGACGAGCAGGTCGAGAAGAACTTCAGTTTCGAACTGACCGCCGACCAGAAAACTGCGCTCAAGGAAACCATGCGCGACCTGGAAAAAGCCAACCCCGCCGACCGCCTCATCTCCGGCGACGTGGGCTTCGGGAAGACCGAGGTGGCCCTGCGCGCCGCGCACCGCGTCGTCGGGCACGGCAAGCAGGTCGCCGTGCTCGTGCCCACCACCCTGCTCGCCGAGCAGCACACCAGCACCTTCGTCGAACGCTTCAAGGGCCTCCCCGTCCGCGTCGAGGGCCTCTCCCGCTTCACCACCCCCCAGCAGGCCCGGAGCATCCTCGCCGACACCGCCAAGGGCAAGGTGGACATCCTCATCGGCACGCACCGCCTCCTGAGCGGCGACGTGCAATTCCGCGACCTGGGCCTGATCATCGTCGACGAGGAACACCGCTTCGGCGTCGGCCAGAAAGAAAAACTCCGCGCCCTGCGCGGCCTCCCCGACGTGCCCAGGGACGGCAAGCTCGACATCCCCGAGGACGCCCGCGCCGTCGACACCCTCGCCCTGTCCGCCACGCCCATCCCCCGCACCCTCTACATGAGCATGGTCGGCCTGCGCGACATGAGCTCCATCCAGACCCCACCCAAGGGCCGCAAACCCATCCAGACGGTCCTCGCTCCCTTCGACCCCATCACCGTCCGCGACGCCATCCTCACCGAGATCGAACGCGGCGGCAAGGTCTTCTACATCCACGACCGCATCGCCAGCATCGGCGCCCGCAGCCTCTACCTGCGTAACCTCGTGCCCGAGGCCCGCATCGGCGTCGCGCACGGCCGCATGAACGAGGAAGAACTCGAGGAGATCATGCTCGGCTTCGAACAGGGCGCCTTCGACGTCCTGCTCGCCACCACCATCGTCGAGACCGGCCTGGACATCCCCGAGGCGAACACCATCCTGATCGAACGCAGCGACCGCCTCGGCCTCGCCCAGCTCTACCAGCTGCGCGGCCGCGTCGGCCGCCGCGCCCAGACCGCCTACGCGTACCTGTTCTACCCGCCCCGCATGACCGAGAACGCCCAGCGCCGCCTCTGGGCCATCGCCGACCTCCAGGACCTCGGCAGCGGCCACCTGCTGGCCGAGAAGGACATGGAAATCCGCGGCGTCGGCAACATCCTCGGCGAGGAACAGCACGGCCACGTCCAGGCCGTCTCCATCGACGTGTACACCGAACTGCTCGCCGAGGCCGTCGCCAAACTCAAGGGCGAGAAGATCGAAACGCCCACCACCATCAGCATCGACCTGCCCATCGACGCCCGCCTCTCACCCGAATACTTCGTGAACACCGACGGCAAAAGCGACGAGGAAGCCCGCATCGCCACCTACGGCCGCCTCAGCGAGAGCCGCACCCTCCAGGCCATCAGCCGCGTCGAACGCGACCTGCGCAAGAAGTACGGCCCCCCCACCTCCGAAGTGCAGAACTTCATCGACCTCGCCAAACTCCGCCTCACCGCCGCCGCCCGCCGCGTCCTCAGCATCGGCGAAACCATGACCCAACTCCAGATCACCTTCGCCTACAAAACCCTTGACTACGACGCCCCCGGCCTGCGCGCCTTCCCCTTCAAGACCGAAGTCGTCACCTTCCCGCCCAGCGTGAAACTCGACAAACGCGGCCTGAAACCCAACGACTACGCGCGCACGCTGATCGACCTGCTCGGGTACTTCGGGTAA
- a CDS encoding DUF1345 domain-containing protein — MPRDRKPRPHAATRLLIGLGAALIITLLTPRDWLPETRTLSAWVTFCVTVMAQLWPVMMTAGPERTRQLATREDDTRAVAATITTFTAIISLVGVVFLLSAAHDQRGLPEVLLTVLAVVTVVASWLLVQTEYTLHYARRYYRDGRGVLFPHGNDHLEEPTYWDFAYLSVTIGMTYQVSDTNLNTRAMRRLLLGHALLSFVFGTVIIAVTINGVAGLIQ, encoded by the coding sequence ATGCCACGTGACCGCAAGCCGCGCCCACACGCCGCCACGCGGCTCCTGATCGGCCTCGGCGCGGCTCTCATCATCACCCTGTTGACCCCGCGTGACTGGCTGCCGGAAACCCGCACGCTGAGCGCCTGGGTGACCTTCTGCGTGACGGTGATGGCGCAGCTGTGGCCCGTCATGATGACGGCCGGGCCCGAACGTACCCGGCAGCTCGCCACCCGCGAGGACGACACGCGTGCCGTCGCGGCGACCATCACGACGTTCACGGCCATCATCAGTCTGGTCGGCGTGGTTTTCCTGCTGTCTGCCGCGCATGACCAGCGTGGCCTGCCGGAGGTGCTGCTGACGGTCCTGGCTGTTGTGACGGTCGTCGCCTCATGGCTGCTGGTGCAGACCGAGTACACCCTGCATTACGCCCGCCGGTACTACCGGGACGGGCGTGGCGTGCTGTTCCCGCACGGGAACGATCATCTGGAGGAACCCACGTACTGGGATTTCGCGTACCTGAGCGTGACCATCGGCATGACGTATCAGGTGAGCGACACGAACCTGAACACCCGCGCGATGCGCCGCCTGCTGCTGGGGCACGCGCTGCTGTCGTTCGTGTTCGGCACGGTGATCATTGCCGTGACGATCAACGGGGTGGCGGGCCTGATCCAGTAG
- a CDS encoding rhodanese-related sulfurtransferase — protein MSAPHPVPSLPDVPSDTVAPPAFVVAALYQFRAVADPAGLRERLLPLGAAHGLCGTLIVASEGINGTVAGSRAGIDALHGALHAEGFTGLEYKESAASEQPFRRFKVRVKAEIVTMGVPVEPTREAGQYVAPHDWNALISAPDVVVIDTRNRYEVKAGTFRGALDPGIDSFREFPAWLDAHATELEGKRVAMFCTGGIRCEKSTSLLRQRGHADVFHLQGGILQYLEDVPEGDSRWDGECFVFDGRVTVGHGLREGGAVMCHSCGWPLDAQERADALFEEGVSCRHCHAQTTPEQKAAFRARQRHFDRQATTTAP, from the coding sequence ATGTCTGCGCCCCACCCTGTCCCTTCCCTGCCCGACGTTCCCTCTGACACGGTCGCCCCGCCTGCCTTCGTGGTTGCGGCGCTGTACCAGTTCCGGGCGGTGGCCGACCCGGCGGGCCTGCGCGAACGGCTGCTGCCGCTGGGGGCCGCGCACGGCCTGTGCGGCACGCTGATCGTGGCGTCCGAGGGAATCAACGGCACGGTCGCCGGAAGCCGCGCGGGCATTGACGCGCTGCACGGGGCGCTGCACGCCGAGGGCTTCACGGGACTGGAGTACAAGGAATCGGCGGCCAGCGAGCAGCCGTTCCGGCGCTTCAAGGTGCGCGTGAAGGCCGAGATCGTGACGATGGGCGTACCGGTCGAACCGACCCGCGAGGCCGGGCAGTACGTGGCCCCGCACGACTGGAACGCCCTGATCAGCGCGCCGGACGTGGTCGTGATCGACACCCGCAACCGCTACGAGGTGAAGGCCGGAACGTTCCGGGGCGCGCTGGACCCTGGGATCGATTCGTTCCGGGAGTTCCCGGCGTGGCTGGACGCGCACGCCACCGAGCTGGAAGGCAAGCGCGTGGCGATGTTCTGCACGGGCGGTATCCGCTGCGAGAAGAGCACCAGCCTGCTGCGCCAGCGCGGGCACGCGGACGTGTTCCACCTTCAGGGCGGCATCCTGCAGTACCTGGAGGACGTACCCGAGGGGGACAGCCGCTGGGACGGCGAGTGCTTCGTGTTCGACGGCCGCGTGACCGTCGGGCACGGCCTGCGCGAGGGCGGGGCCGTCATGTGCCACTCGTGCGGGTGGCCGCTGGACGCGCAGGAACGCGCGGACGCGCTGTTCGAGGAGGGCGTCAGTTGCCGCCACTGCCACGCGCAGACCACGCCGGAGCAGAAGGCGGCGTTCCGGGCGCGGCAACGACACTTCGACCGGCAGGCGACCACCACCGCCCCGTGA
- a CDS encoding MliC family protein, protein MSVRSWLTGALVGCVAYGSTAVAVTPPVQVNYRVFQYACAGGQNLKVYYVQFGNQPMFAMLDWKGQRHGLAQAISASGARYASLSGPAGARGGLQWWEHQGAAELSTFTGNSTTTTKTLLTGCKTTGR, encoded by the coding sequence ATGAGTGTTCGTTCCTGGTTGACTGGTGCCCTGGTGGGGTGCGTGGCGTACGGATCCACGGCGGTGGCGGTCACGCCGCCCGTGCAGGTGAACTACCGCGTGTTCCAGTACGCCTGCGCGGGCGGGCAGAACCTGAAGGTGTACTACGTGCAGTTCGGGAATCAGCCCATGTTCGCCATGCTCGACTGGAAGGGCCAGCGGCACGGACTGGCGCAGGCCATCAGCGCCAGCGGCGCCCGCTACGCCAGCCTCAGCGGCCCCGCCGGCGCGCGCGGCGGCCTGCAGTGGTGGGAACACCAGGGCGCGGCGGAACTCAGCACCTTCACCGGGAACAGCACCACCACCACGAAAACCCTCCTGACCGGCTGCAAGACCACCGGGCGCTGA
- a CDS encoding DUF305 domain-containing protein: MAAGVLAALLLGGGALLALTPRQTAPGPHSAEVTFVRGMIPHHTQAITMAQALRRRSGDRTLRSLALDIELGQQEQIRQMQGWLRLWTLPPVDPAAPLPAAHARQMGMASPAELNALNTSPVPEAEALFLRLMIRHHQGALVMARPALEAGVLPQVGLLARQITGTQRGEITTLSALLRRRTQTPLPPPPGLDPGSPAPTHHH; encoded by the coding sequence ATGGCAGCGGGCGTGCTGGCGGCGCTGCTGCTGGGCGGCGGGGCGCTGCTGGCCCTCACGCCCCGGCAGACAGCGCCCGGCCCGCACAGCGCCGAGGTGACGTTCGTGCGCGGCATGATCCCCCACCACACCCAGGCGATCACGATGGCACAGGCCCTGCGGCGGCGTTCCGGGGACCGCACGCTGCGCTCGCTGGCACTGGACATCGAGCTGGGGCAGCAGGAACAGATCCGGCAGATGCAGGGCTGGCTGCGCCTGTGGACCCTGCCGCCCGTGGACCCGGCCGCGCCCCTGCCCGCCGCTCACGCCCGCCAGATGGGCATGGCGTCCCCCGCCGAACTGAATGCCCTGAACACCAGCCCCGTCCCGGAGGCCGAGGCACTGTTCCTGCGCCTGATGATCCGCCACCACCAGGGAGCGCTGGTCATGGCGCGGCCTGCGCTGGAGGCCGGCGTGCTTCCGCAGGTGGGCCTGCTGGCACGGCAGATCACGGGTACGCAACGCGGCGAGATCACCACCCTGAGCGCCCTGCTGCGGCGGCGCACCCAGACCCCGCTGCCGCCCCCGCCGGGCCTGGACCCCGGCAGCCCGGCACCCACGCACCACCACTGA